In the Granulosicoccus antarcticus IMCC3135 genome, TCAGCCGGGTCTGCGTGTGTCAGTGATATTTCCGGCACTCTCAAACAGCCATTGATTAAAGAAACTCCCTTTGCACAACTTGCAAAGGGAGTAAAAATGACTCAATACTGGCGGAAAAACACGCAGTGGTAGAAGGCTGTTGACCCTATTCAGTAGTAATCAGATCTCTTACGTCTGTGATGCCATCAGTCTTTTGTACAATTTGTACAATCTGCTCTCTGATAGCGCCATCCTCAACATTACCTGAAAGGGTGGCAACACCATCCTCGACATTCACTTCCATCGAACCCGTATCAAGCCCCGCTGCTTGAAACGATTTCATCAGCATTTCATTTTGTGCCTGATCAGCCATGGCCACACCTGAACCTGCAAGAACCATGGATACAACCAACAACGTATTACGAATAGTTTTGTTCATTTTCCTGATTTCCGTGTTTGTAGGATGATTGACTTGGAAAATACCGCCCTTTCGGAGTGCTAGCTTCGGCGGGGTGATAACACGATGCCAACCTCGATTAACAGCAGGTATTCACGAAATATACGCCGATGCAATGTTCGCTACTGAGCAGTCATATTTGTATATTTCATGTCCAGGTAGTGTCAGGTTAGAGGTTCATCGTTGCCCAACGATGTTAATCACCAGGGAGAATTCATTATGCTTATCAGCCTGAAAAACTTGAATGACTTTACCATTGCCGCCTCCGACGGCCCTATCGGACATCTGACGAATTGCTACTTTGACGACGCAAGCTGGGTAACGCGTTATCTGGTCGTCAAAACCGATGGAACCTGGTTCAATCGCCAGAGTCTTCTGGTGTCACCGATATCCATTCGAGTTGTCGATATAGAGACCCGGACGATTCATTTGACCCTCACTCGAGAACAGCTCAAGCACAGCCCGGACATTGACACCGAGAAAACGGTATCAAGACAACACGAAATCGAATACCACAAATACTACGGCTACCCAACCTACTGGAAGGCTCTGGGTATCTGGGGCTACGGCGATCACCCCTACGAGCTGAATTCTGAACATGCCCTTTACGATCCCACTTGCGCTGAAGGCCGTCAGTCATCATCCGATGAAGTTCCCGACGGAAGCAAGACAAAGGCTCACCACAATGATCCCCATTTGAGAAGTACTGAGGAGGTACTCGGATATTACATTTACGCCACGGACGGTGATATCGGGCACGCTGATGACTTACTTATCGACAATGAGTCCTGGAGCATCAGGTACCTCGTTGTAAAAACCGGTCACTGGTGGAAAGAAACCCGTGTACTGATCGTGCCGCGTGCCATCAAGGAGGTCAGCTGGGCTAAATCGGTTGTAACGGTTGCAATGACACGTGAAGGTATCAAGCATGCAGCGCAGTTCAGCTCTATTGCCAAGCTGAACCTGTCAACCTTACCGGACTAGTCTCAAAGAGTAGATCGCAACGCATTTATTCCGGTTTACATGAAAGTAAAACTCATATAACTCTGGTGACAATCCACTGCCCTAAGCTGCGGTCTCTGCTCTGGACGAGCCGGCAATCAGCATGAAGACTTGAACCACCTGTATCGGGTGCTTCAAGCCTTCGGAGAATAATCATGCCCAATCCGCAAACCATAAAAAATGAGCAATCCGTTCTCGTATTGCAAGGCGGAGGAGCATTAGGCGCCTATCAGGCAGGCGCCTATGAATGTCTCGCCGGAAACATGGGAGGGGTCGACTGGGTTGCTGGTATCTCGATTGGCTCGATCAATGCCGCCATCATTGCCGGCAATACTCCGGATCTGCGTCTTGCACGTCTACGACAGTTCTGGGAACGAGTGACATCCGGAAAAGTGACCACATCAATGTTCAACAGCGGCTGGATCAGCGCTTTAGTCAATGAGGCCAGCGCCGCTGCAACAACGCTCACCGGTGTACCGGGATTCTTTGATCTGCGATTCCCGCCAGCCTCGGTAATGCCTCCGGGAACTCCCGGTGCTATCAGTTTTTATGACACATCGGCTCTGAGGAACACGTTGCAGGAGTTAATCGACTTCAGGCTGATCAATGAAGGTGATGTGCGATTGAGTGTCGGTGCCGTTAACGTCACAACGGGCAACATGACCTGGTTTGACTCAAACCTGTGTTGCATTGGTCCCGAACACATCATGGCCTCAGCGGCACTACCGCCAGGTTTTCCAGCCATTGAAATCAACGGAGAACACTATTGGGATGGTGGTCTGGTATCCAACACACCACTTCAGTACGTGCTGGACACACCCGACATTCAGGACGATCTTTGCATCTTCCAGATCGATCTATTCAACGCCCGAGGCGCACTGCCCAACTCGGTCTGGCAAGTCGAGGCCCGTGAGAAAGAGATCCGTTTCTCCAGTAGAACTCGCCTCAACACCGACATGATGCAACGACTGCAACTCGAACGCGATGCCCTGCGACGACTGTACGACAAGCTACCGACTGAGCTGCGAAAC is a window encoding:
- a CDS encoding PRC-barrel domain-containing protein; translated protein: MLISLKNLNDFTIAASDGPIGHLTNCYFDDASWVTRYLVVKTDGTWFNRQSLLVSPISIRVVDIETRTIHLTLTREQLKHSPDIDTEKTVSRQHEIEYHKYYGYPTYWKALGIWGYGDHPYELNSEHALYDPTCAEGRQSSSDEVPDGSKTKAHHNDPHLRSTEEVLGYYIYATDGDIGHADDLLIDNESWSIRYLVVKTGHWWKETRVLIVPRAIKEVSWAKSVVTVAMTREGIKHAAQFSSIAKLNLSTLPD
- a CDS encoding BON domain-containing protein, with the protein product MNKTIRNTLLVVSMVLAGSGVAMADQAQNEMLMKSFQAAGLDTGSMEVNVEDGVATLSGNVEDGAIREQIVQIVQKTDGITDVRDLITTE
- a CDS encoding DUF3734 domain-containing protein, encoding MPNPQTIKNEQSVLVLQGGGALGAYQAGAYECLAGNMGGVDWVAGISIGSINAAIIAGNTPDLRLARLRQFWERVTSGKVTTSMFNSGWISALVNEASAAATTLTGVPGFFDLRFPPASVMPPGTPGAISFYDTSALRNTLQELIDFRLINEGDVRLSVGAVNVTTGNMTWFDSNLCCIGPEHIMASAALPPGFPAIEINGEHYWDGGLVSNTPLQYVLDTPDIQDDLCIFQIDLFNARGALPNSVWQVEAREKEIRFSSRTRLNTDMMQRLQLERDALRRLYDKLPTELRNDPETEALLSSNRNPRITIAHLIYRQSRYERGSRDYEFSRSSMENHWAAGHTDAQKTLNNPAWKRRQASHDRVQVYDLSAA